A single Hippocampus zosterae strain Florida chromosome 19, ASM2543408v3, whole genome shotgun sequence DNA region contains:
- the rnaseh1 gene encoding ribonuclease H1 — MLRLARFFRAVTLTRSVCGLSPDDMAKGKFFYAVRKGFHPGVYNSWDECKAQVDKFPLASFKKFASEKDAWAFVRGLEASAAPPLPKAAEPDVYLLPKKGPEPLEYIPLGKKRSHVEEDEEQQQQKAVVPSKRVKLNQSSSSDNKDGFTYMGDAVVVYTDGCCSSNGRRGARAGIGVYWGPQHPLNVAEPLEGRQTNQRAEIQAACMALQQAKEQNIKKLLVYTDSKFTINGITKWVKNWKLNGWQLKSGGSVTNKDDFERLDRLSADLEVVWMHIPGHAGYRGNEEADRLSREGAAKSKQALH; from the exons ATGCTGAGATTAGCTCGTTTTTTCAGGGCAGTGACGTTGACGAGAAGCGTCTGCGGCCTTTCCCCCGACGACATGGCCAAGGGAAAGTTTTTCTACGCTGTGAGGAAAGGATTCCACCCTGGTGTCTACAACTCCTG GGATGAATGTAAGGCCCAGGTGGACAAATTCCCATTGGCCTCCTTTAAGAAATTTGCTTCAGAGAAGGACGCGTGGGCCTTCGTCCGAGGATTGGAAGCGTCTGCGGCACCTCCGCTGCCCAAAG cagcggAACCCGATGTGTATTTGCTTCCCAAAAAAGGTCCTGAGCCTTTGGAGTACATTCCACTAGGCAAAAAGAGAAGTCAcgtggaggaggatgaggagcagcagcaacagaaaGCTGTAGTGCCATCCAAACGCGTCAAACTCAACCAGAGTTCGTCTTCGGACAACAAAGATGGATTCACGTACATgg GTGATGCCGTGGTGGTTTACACGGACGGATGTTGCTCCAGTAACGGCAGACGTGGCGCTCGGGCTGGCATCGGCGTCTACTGGGGTCCCCAGCATCCTCT GAATGTTGCTGAGCCACTGGAGGGGAGACAAACAAACCAGCGTGCAGAAATCCAG GCGGCGTGCATGGCGTTGCAACAAGCGAAAGAACAAAACATCAAGAAGCTGCTGGTCTACACGGACAGCAAGTTCACCATCAACG GCATCACCAAATGGGTGAAGAACTGGAAACTGAACGGTTGGCAGCTCAAGTCTGGCGGCAGCGTCACCAACAAGGATGACTTTGAGAGGCTGGACCGTCTCAGCGCCGACCTGGAGGTGGTCTGG ATGCACATCCCAGGCCACGCGGGCTACAGAGGCAACGAGGAGGCCGACAGGCTATCCAGAGAAGGAGCGGCAAAGTCCAAGCAGGCCCTCCACTGA